The genome window TGGGCGGCCGGGTGTCCTCTTTGGCCCGGCGGCGGCCGACAACCCAGTACAGCTGGCCGTCCAGGGACCAGTCCGGCAGGAAGCGCCAGTGGGGGTTCAGCAGAAGCTGGCCGGCCGGGGTGTTCGGAACCATCTCGCCGGTGTCCTCGTCTTTGGAGCGCTGGTAAGCGAAGCTGTACCGGAACCGAAAGTCGTCCGTGGGCTCCCAGAGCATCTCCAGCTCGAAGCCGTAGCCCTTCTGGGCGCGGCTGTTCTCGGCCGACTTGGCAGAGGGTGCCTCGCCCGCGGGGGTCGGGCCGGAATACTCGATGAGCCCGTCGGTCGTGTAGGAGAACAGGGAGAGGATCTGGCGGAGACGGGCGATCGGCTGGTAGTCCAAGACCAGCTCGTAGGTCTCGATCTCCTCCGGCTGGATGGCCGGGTTGCCGATTTGCACCGGGTTCTTCCGGAAGTACTGCTCGGTGAAGGACGGGGCACGGAAGGCCCGGCCGTACAGGATCTTCGAGGTCAGCACCGGCAGGGCTTCCCAGACCAAGGCCGCCCGGGGGTTGGTGGTGGAGCCGAAATCGCTGTAGTCGTCGAAGCGGAGGCCGGCGGTCAGGTCCCAGTGCCGGGCCAGGTGCCACTCATCCTGGGCCGAGGCATGCCACAGCCAGCGGGCCTGGTCGTCCATGAAGCTGAAGGGCGAGTCGTCGAACCGCTGCAGCGGACCGTACCAGGCCGGGGGCGGGATCCCGGCGCCGAAATTCTTGTACTGGTCGGTCTCCATGTCCCAGTGCTTGAGGCCAGCAGCCAGCCGAAGCCGGTGGGCGGCGTGGCCGGTGAACAGGGCCACCCCTTCGAGGGCGCCGTCCCAGGTCTCGACGATGGGATTGCCCAGCTGGTTGACGGTGCCGGAAGGAAAGTACTGGAAAAAGTTGTCCTGATGGAGATAGAGGGAGCTCAGATGCAGGCTGAAATCCCAGTCCCGTGCCAACTCCTTGTTCTCGTGCACGAAGTCGGCGAGCAGATAGTTGCCGTCGATGTCAGTGCTGTCGTTCAGGACCTGGAAGATGCCAGGCCCGCCACCGTTGTCATCCAACAGGGAATGGTAGAGCCGCACGGTGTTCTTGCCCTTGCGCACCCCCAGATGGGACTCCACGAATCGATACCGGGTGTCCAGGGGACCCGGCGCCTGGCTGCCGCCCGGAGGGGCAAGCCAGGGGGGACCCAGGAAGTTGCTGTAGGCATCCCTGGCGACCACCCGGTCGTCGTCCCCAGCCGAGCGCTGGCCCTCCACGCTCAGGACCACATCCCAGTCATCCTGGTGCCAGCCGTACTGGACCCAGGCGTCGTAGGTTTCAAAGGAGCCGGCCCGCAGGCCGGTCGCCAGGCCATCCACCTCCTGGCCGTCCTTGGTGATGACGTTGACCGTGCCGGCAAAGGCGTCGGCGCCATGAACTGCCGAGCCGGGACCCCGCACCACCTCCACCCGGGAGACCATGGCCACCGGCATGCGGAAGGTGTGGGGCCGCCCGCCGCTGGCCACGCTCGTGAAGGGCACCCCATTGATCAGCAGGAGCACCTGGGGGTTGAGATCGGTGCGGATGCCGCGGATGGACCAGACCGAGGAGAGCATGCTGCCCTGTCCCACCCCCACGTAGAGCCCCGGCACCGTCTCCAGCACCTCGTCCAGGGTGGTGGCGCCCATCTCCTCGATGTCCTCCTTGGTGATCACCGAGGCCACCGACGGCGCCTTGCTCACCGGCAGCAGGCTGCCGGTGGCGGTGAGCAGCAGCCGGTCGGTGCGGAAGTACATCTCCTCGGTGTAGGGAGACGAAAAGTACTTCTCCACCTCCTTGAGACGCTCGGCATCGGTCGTGGCAGCCAGACCCTGACCGGCTGCAGCCAGCAGCAGGGCGGCACTCCCCAGGATCAGGTGCCTTGTCTTCATGTCTGAGCCCCCTCCCTCTCCTGCCCCTGACACGCAGGGGCGCCACGCCGCCCCCTTCCCGCCCCGTCTACTGGCCGTGATCGAGCAGCCCCCGCAGCATGGGCACGAGATCCTGGGGCCCGAAGGGCTTCTGGAGGAAGGCCGAGGCCGGCTTGTCCCGGATATCCCGGGGCAGGACCTCCAGGGGGTAGCCGCTCATGAACAGGATGGGCAGGCCCGGCGCCTCCTGCCGCAAGGCCTCGGCCAGGGCCTCGCCCCCCATGACCGGCATCACCACGTCAGCCACCACCACATCCACCTCGGACCGGCTCTCCCGGAACCTCTCCAGGGCCTGGGCACCGTTCTCCGCCACCAGCACCCGGAAGCCATAGTGCTGGAGCGCGGTGACCGCGATGTTCCGCACCTCCTGGTCATCCTCCACCAGGAGCACGGTCTCGTGGCCGCCCAGGGCCAAGGCGGTCGCCGCCGGCCCGGCCTCCACCGCCAGCTCGGTGCCCCGGGGCAGGTAGATCCGGAAGGTGGTGCCCTGGCCCACCGCGGTCTCCACCCGGATATGGCCCCCGTGCTGCCGGATGATGCCGAACACCGTGGCCAGCCCCAGCCCGGTGCCTTGTCCCTGGCCCTTGGTGGTGAAGAACGGCTCGAAGATCCGGCCCAGGGTCTCCGCCGGGATGCCGACGCCGTTGTCGGCCACCGACAACAGCACGTGCTCGCCATGGAAGGCCGTGCCGCTGACATCCACCAGGGCCGAGGGGCCGGCAAGCGTGACGTTCTCGATGCGGATGGTGATGGTGCCGCCGCCGGGCAGGGCATCCCGGGCGTTCACCACCAGATTGAGGAGCACCTGCTCCAGCTGCCCGGCATCGCCCACCACCGGCCACAGGCCGGGTGCCTGCTCCACCAGCAGCTCGATATCCTCCCGCAGCAGCCGCCGGAGCATCTTGAGGAAGCCGGCCACCACCGCCCCGGGATCCAAAGGCTTGGTGACCATCACCTCCTTGCGGCTGAAGACCAGGATCTGCCGGACCAGCTCGGCGGCCCGGCGGGTGCTGGCGATGACCATCTCGAGATGGCTGCGCACGCTCTTCTTGTTGTCGACCTTGAGCAGGGCCAGCTCGGCAAAGCCCATGATCGGGGAGAGCAGGTTGTTGAGGTCATGGGCAATGCCGCCGGCCAGGGTGCCCATGGCCTCCATCTTCTGGCTCTGCCGGTACTGCTCCTCGAACTGGGCCCTTTCCGCAGCCAGGCGCTTGCGCTCGCTCACATCCCGATCCACGCCCCGGAAGCCCTTCACCCGGCCCTGGCCGTTCAGCATGGGCACGGCACTGGACTCCAGGCAGAGAATCGCTCCGCTGCGGTGGCGGATCTGGTGCTCGGCCTGGCGGAAGCCGGTGCCGTCCTGGACGCACTGGGCCAAAAGTCCGGCAAAGAGCGGCTGCTCCGACTCGGCCAGAAGATCGGCATAGGCAGTGCCCATCAGCTCCTCCGGTCGCCAGCCATACAGCTCGGCGCAAACCGGCG of Thermodesulfobacteriota bacterium contains these proteins:
- a CDS encoding TonB-dependent receptor, with the protein product MKTRHLILGSAALLLAAAGQGLAATTDAERLKEVEKYFSSPYTEEMYFRTDRLLLTATGSLLPVSKAPSVASVITKEDIEEMGATTLDEVLETVPGLYVGVGQGSMLSSVWSIRGIRTDLNPQVLLLINGVPFTSVASGGRPHTFRMPVAMVSRVEVVRGPGSAVHGADAFAGTVNVITKDGQEVDGLATGLRAGSFETYDAWVQYGWHQDDWDVVLSVEGQRSAGDDDRVVARDAYSNFLGPPWLAPPGGSQAPGPLDTRYRFVESHLGVRKGKNTVRLYHSLLDDNGGGPGIFQVLNDSTDIDGNYLLADFVHENKELARDWDFSLHLSSLYLHQDNFFQYFPSGTVNQLGNPIVETWDGALEGVALFTGHAAHRLRLAAGLKHWDMETDQYKNFGAGIPPPAWYGPLQRFDDSPFSFMDDQARWLWHASAQDEWHLARHWDLTAGLRFDDYSDFGSTTNPRAALVWEALPVLTSKILYGRAFRAPSFTEQYFRKNPVQIGNPAIQPEEIETYELVLDYQPIARLRQILSLFSYTTDGLIEYSGPTPAGEAPSAKSAENSRAQKGYGFELEMLWEPTDDFRFRYSFAYQRSKDEDTGEMVPNTPAGQLLLNPHWRFLPDWSLDGQLYWVVGRRRAKEDTRPPIDDYELVNLTLRRKAIAEHVDLAFAVRNLFDEDVREPSPPSTIPDDYPMPSRSFWVELRFSP
- a CDS encoding response regulator, yielding MTDNRILIVDDDPEIWHAYQIVLGSRGGDSSPTLGHLAAFLDSAPAPVPPGGAFALEWAAQGQVGLEKLRSACREGRPFSVAFVDIRMPPGWDGVETATRLRAEDPDLEIVIVTAYSDRSREEIAQRVQPPDKLLFFRKPFDPEELFQLALSLTSKWRMVREERAARDRFQSLVETMADGVWETDAQGRFTYCSPVCAELYGWRPEELMGTAYADLLAESEQPLFAGLLAQCVQDGTGFRQAEHQIRHRSGAILCLESSAVPMLNGQGRVKGFRGVDRDVSERKRLAAERAQFEEQYRQSQKMEAMGTLAGGIAHDLNNLLSPIMGFAELALLKVDNKKSVRSHLEMVIASTRRAAELVRQILVFSRKEVMVTKPLDPGAVVAGFLKMLRRLLREDIELLVEQAPGLWPVVGDAGQLEQVLLNLVVNARDALPGGGTITIRIENVTLAGPSALVDVSGTAFHGEHVLLSVADNGVGIPAETLGRIFEPFFTTKGQGQGTGLGLATVFGIIRQHGGHIRVETAVGQGTTFRIYLPRGTELAVEAGPAATALALGGHETVLLVEDDQEVRNIAVTALQHYGFRVLVAENGAQALERFRESRSEVDVVVADVVMPVMGGEALAEALRQEAPGLPILFMSGYPLEVLPRDIRDKPASAFLQKPFGPQDLVPMLRGLLDHGQ